The following are encoded together in the Salvia hispanica cultivar TCC Black 2014 chromosome 6, UniMelb_Shisp_WGS_1.0, whole genome shotgun sequence genome:
- the LOC125196070 gene encoding protein NDR1-like produces MPIMYRRPTYFIIILEALVKNKSFTSRMAGDGDCARCCFSFVVTSGLAAVFLWLSLRPSKPNLYIEDFSVPGLNKSGNHSILFKLGLRNQMKDKGVRYGDISLLFLYNSSLLVANHTLPAFYQGHGKTAHRSHSVDAAGVPWAALPANGSVRFSVRAATRVNFKIMLWFTKSHALRVAGDVDVGPSGRKLRNKSIKLKSGVAGPRSRCLRMGVATLFTFFLL; encoded by the coding sequence atgcCAATAATGTATAGGCGTCCCacttattttatcatcatcTTGGAAGCATtagtaaaaaacaaatcatttaCAAGTCGCATGGCGGGCGACGGCGACTGCGCGCGGTGCTGCTTCAGCTTCGTGGTGACCTCGGGGCTGGCAGCAGTGTTCCTATGGCTGAGCCTCCGGCCCTCGAAACCAAACCTGTACATCGAAGACTTCTCCGTCCCCGGCCTCAACAAGTCCGGCAACCACAGTATCCTCTTCAAGCTGGGCCTCCGCAACCAGATGAAGGACAAGGGCGTGCGCTACGGCGACATAAGCCTCCTCTTCCTCTACAACTCCTCTCTCCTCGTCGCCAACCACACGCTCCCCGCCTTCTACCAGGGCCACGGAAAGACCGCTCACCGGAGTCACTCCGTCGACGCCGCGGGGGTGCCGTGGGCGGCGCTGCCTGCCAATGGGAGCGTGAGGTTTAGCGTGAGGGCGGCGACGAGGGTCAACTTCAAGATTATGCTGTGGTTCACCAAGAGCCACGCCTTGCGAGTCGCCGGAGATGTGGATGTGGGACCCTCCGGGAGGAAGCTCAGGAACAAATCGATCAAGTTGAAGTCCGGCGTGGCGGGGCCCCGGAGTCGCTGCCTCAGAATGGGCGTTGCTACGCTCTTCACATTCTTCCTCTTgtaa
- the LOC125196072 gene encoding trafficking protein particle complex subunit 3, which produces MAPAAPKSGDVIFASVDRVNAELFTLTYGAIVRQLITDLEEVEEVNKQLDQMGYNIGVRLVDEFLAKSSVSRCVDFRETADVIAKVGFKMFLGVTASVTNWDAEGTTCSLILEDNPLVDFVELPDTCQGLHYCNILSGVVRGALEMVSMKTEVTWLRDMLRGDDVFELQVKLLKQVPEEYPYKDDE; this is translated from the exons ATGGCTCCCGCCGCTCCCAAGTCCGGTGATGTCATTTTTGCCAGTGTAGATCGCGTC AACGCGGAGCTCTTTACTCTGACATACGGTGCTATAGTGCGCCAACTGATTACCGATctggaggaggtggaggaggtTAACAAGCAGCTCGATCAAAT GGGTTATAATATCGGGGTCCGTCTGGTTGATGAATTCCTTGCCAAATCAAGTGTGTCAAGGTGTGTTGATTTCAGGGAAACAGCTGATGTCATTGCCAAG GTTGGATTCAAAATGTTTCTTGGAGTCACTGCCTCTGTCACTAACTGGGATGCTGAAGGGACAACCTGTAGTCTCATTTTGGAAGACAATCCTTTGGTAGACTTTGTTGAGCTTCCTGATACCTGCCAAGGCCTTCATTACTGCAATATTCTAAGTGGAGTTGTCAGAGGGGCTCTTGAGATG GTTTCAATGAAAACTGAGGTCACATGGCTACGTGACATGCTTAGAGGAGATGATGTATTCGAGTTGCAAGTCAAACTTCTGAAGCAAGTGCCCGAGGAGTACCCATACAAAGATGATGAGTAA
- the LOC125196071 gene encoding uncharacterized protein LOC125196071, producing the protein MASTFQFLHILLPSSNRHSHFPLKCTSNDPDFPAPSLETTISPDKFPIEKRRKSEIIRDRDSRRGLVKPEPPNFEIGWKRSKAIPLEKPTGYVIMDFLEKLVELMDREFGSAALLVTAGEIVAARALEEAEVLRDEGKVEERLVTELARVLKLMEMDLTMLKAAVKEDTLNQRLEQAKARCRQAILLANSF; encoded by the coding sequence ATGGCTTCCACTTTCCAATTCCTCCATATACTTCTCCCTTCATCAAACCGCCACTCCCACTTCCCACTCAAATGCACCTCAAACGACCCCGACTTCCCGGCTCCGTCGCTGGAAACGACCATCAGCCCCGACAAGTTCCCGATCGAGAAACGGAGAAAATCGGAGATCATCCGCGACCGGGATAGTCGAAGGGGGCTGGTGAAGCCGGAGCCACCGAATTTCGAGATAGGGTGGAAGAGGAGCAAGGCCATCCCATTGGAGAAGCCAACAGGGTATGTGATCATGGACTTCTTGGAGAAGCTGGTGGAGCTCATGGATAGGGAGTTCGGGTCGGCAGCACTGCTCGTTACAGCCGGGGAGATCGTGGCAGCGAGAGCGTTAGAGGAAGCGGAGGTGCTGAGAGATGAGGGGAAAGTGGAGGAGAGGCTGGTGACAGAGCTGGCCAGAGTTTTGAAGCTAATGGAAATGGATTTGACTATGCTTAAAGCTGCTGTTAAGGAAGATACTTTGAATCAGAGGCTTGAACAGGCTAAGGCTCGTTGCAGGCAGGCTATTCTTCTTGCTAATTCATTTTGA